One part of the Methanococcoides sp. AM1 genome encodes these proteins:
- a CDS encoding CBS domain-containing protein, giving the protein MNIQYKATKLADEKVKAQEKLNAQDKTIQRKDPKMMDMTGTMDFGPVNSQARASEHEGEIMAIATKEVVTLPPTTTIMGAIKTMTNKGFRRVPITDAGTNRLEGIVTSVDVIDFLGGGDRNLLVENKHKGNLLVAINESVHEIMQNDVAFIKNNAKISEALEMMLERKVGGIPIVDGEKKVVAICTEKDFVSLVSDVPANKTIGQYMTKKVKTVSPDTKIGEAAKIMIKEGLRRLPLVRDEILVGLVTASDIMHYLGNGEAFDKIVTGDIHEAFDEPIGSLISKDVVWATSDMDLGKAASLMMEKDVGSLPVIDEGTLCGIITERDFLMAKSKKITKANARRENIKVADIMSSPVHIISPEEPISHARKLMLRHKISTIVVMDNERMVGIVNKADIGEKLAQAEPVWRRRPIDKIPVSMVMRESPITIYPEAMVSQAISLMLENEITCLPVVSKNVVGIVTMTDIVRNISEDGLETKVSEFMTEDVVVVHRHHTINHVIDEMNENEINRVVVINDMSEAVGMISASNLAMSMMQDNEGKLPVKSIKMARRPTPAGEKVYRYVKEVALVAEDIMSSPLITIKADETVVNAAKIMIEEDLTALPVEEDDDIVGIISRTDVMRAAR; this is encoded by the coding sequence TTGAACATACAATACAAAGCAACAAAGCTTGCAGATGAAAAAGTAAAGGCTCAGGAAAAGCTAAATGCACAGGATAAGACCATTCAGAGAAAGGATCCTAAAATGATGGACATGACAGGGACAATGGACTTTGGACCTGTAAATTCCCAAGCAAGGGCTTCGGAGCATGAAGGGGAAATAATGGCAATTGCAACAAAGGAAGTCGTGACACTTCCCCCCACTACCACAATAATGGGTGCGATCAAGACAATGACAAACAAGGGGTTCAGGCGTGTACCCATAACGGATGCAGGGACAAATCGGCTGGAGGGAATTGTCACATCTGTGGATGTCATCGACTTTCTGGGAGGAGGGGACAGGAACCTTCTGGTGGAGAATAAACACAAAGGTAATCTCCTAGTCGCCATCAATGAAAGCGTACATGAGATCATGCAGAATGACGTTGCCTTCATTAAGAACAATGCAAAGATATCTGAAGCACTGGAGATGATGCTTGAGAGAAAGGTCGGAGGAATACCCATCGTGGACGGTGAAAAAAAAGTGGTTGCCATCTGTACAGAGAAGGATTTCGTCTCACTTGTTTCAGATGTTCCTGCTAACAAGACCATCGGGCAGTATATGACCAAGAAGGTGAAGACAGTTTCCCCGGACACGAAGATAGGTGAAGCTGCAAAGATAATGATCAAGGAAGGGCTGAGAAGACTGCCCCTTGTCAGGGATGAGATACTTGTGGGTCTTGTCACAGCCTCTGATATTATGCACTATCTTGGAAACGGGGAGGCATTCGACAAGATTGTTACCGGTGACATACATGAGGCGTTTGATGAACCCATCGGCTCATTGATATCAAAGGATGTTGTGTGGGCCACATCAGATATGGACCTTGGCAAGGCAGCATCCCTCATGATGGAGAAAGATGTAGGTTCGCTGCCAGTAATCGATGAGGGTACCCTTTGCGGGATAATCACGGAGAGAGATTTCCTCATGGCAAAGTCGAAGAAAATCACCAAGGCAAATGCAAGGAGGGAAAATATAAAGGTGGCAGATATCATGAGCTCACCGGTCCATATAATATCTCCAGAAGAGCCCATATCGCATGCAAGGAAATTGATGCTCAGGCATAAGATAAGCACCATCGTTGTCATGGACAACGAAAGGATGGTCGGAATCGTCAACAAAGCTGATATCGGAGAGAAACTGGCTCAGGCAGAGCCTGTATGGAGAAGAAGACCCATCGATAAGATTCCTGTAAGCATGGTCATGAGGGAGTCACCCATAACCATCTACCCGGAGGCAATGGTATCACAAGCCATCAGCCTGATGCTTGAGAACGAGATCACCTGCCTTCCTGTTGTGAGCAAAAATGTTGTGGGAATAGTTACAATGACCGACATTGTCAGAAACATTTCCGAGGATGGTCTTGAAACCAAGGTTTCTGAATTCATGACCGAGGACGTGGTCGTTGTACACAGGCATCACACTATCAACCATGTCATAGACGAGATGAATGAGAACGAGATCAATCGTGTTGTTGTGATCAATGATATGAGCGAGGCCGTTGGAATGATATCCGCAAGTAACCTGGCAATGAGCATGATGCAAGACAACGAAGGAAAGCTTCCTGTAAAGAGCATAAAAATGGCACGTCGACCCACGCCTGCGGGAGAAAAGGTCTACAGATATGTAAAGGAGGTAGCTCTTGTTGCTGAGGATATAATGTCAAGCCCCCTGATTACCATTAAGGCGGATGAGACGGTGGTGAACGCTGCAAAGATAATGATCGAGGAAGACCTCACGGCCCTGCCAGTTGAAGAGGATGATGATATAGTGGGCATAATCAGCAGAACCGATGTGATGAGAGCAGCAAGGTGA
- a CDS encoding LysE family transporter, producing MLELFEMLFIGFIVGLTGALVPGPMLFVTIDGTMKKGWTAGPEVFLGHAIIESVVLVLILLGMNTLVGEREMSFISVAGGIVLIIFGIMTIRGAKVSAEELHGQDKVASNSLIAGIVTSASNPYFWLWWLAAGSALVLESMKLGMVAVVFFIVGHWLADLGWFTAVSLSFSRGRGMFSPKTYRHILVSCGLFLILFGGWFAIG from the coding sequence ATGTTAGAACTGTTCGAGATGCTTTTCATTGGTTTTATAGTAGGGCTGACCGGTGCTCTTGTTCCTGGTCCCATGCTATTTGTGACCATTGATGGCACTATGAAGAAAGGCTGGACAGCAGGACCTGAAGTGTTCCTGGGTCATGCTATCATCGAATCCGTGGTGCTTGTGCTGATACTTTTAGGCATGAACACGCTCGTGGGTGAACGGGAGATGTCGTTCATCTCAGTAGCCGGTGGCATTGTCCTGATCATTTTCGGGATCATGACCATTAGGGGTGCAAAAGTTTCAGCCGAAGAACTTCACGGACAGGATAAAGTGGCATCAAACTCACTAATAGCAGGTATTGTGACCTCTGCTTCCAATCCATATTTCTGGCTATGGTGGCTGGCAGCCGGCAGTGCCCTTGTGCTTGAGAGCATGAAGCTTGGAATGGTTGCAGTGGTGTTCTTCATAGTCGGGCACTGGCTTGCAGACCTTGGATGGTTCACTGCTGTATCGCTATCTTTCAGCCGTGGCAGGGGCATGTTCTCCCCGAAGACCTACAGGCATATTCTTGTATCATGCGGACTATTCCTGATATTGTTCGGTGGATGGTTCGCAATCGGATAA
- a CDS encoding transcription initiation factor IIB, translating into MVEVERVRYSDTSEREKIRAMIKARKEKEKTAEVENKVIECPECGSRNLEQDYERAELVCADCGLVVDAEFVDEGPEWRAFDHDQRMKRSRVGAPMTYTIHDKGLSTMIDWRNRDSYGKSISSKNRAQLYRLRKWQRRIRVSNATERNLAFALSELDRMASALGLPRTVRETAAVVYRKAVDKNLIRGRSIEGVAAAALYAACRQCSVPRTLDEIGEVSRVSRKEIGRTYRFISRELALKLMPTSPIDYVPRFCSGLNLKGEVQSRGVEILRQASEKELTSGRGPTGVAAAAIYIASILCGERRTQREVADVAGVTEVTIRNRYKELAEELDIEIIL; encoded by the coding sequence ATGGTGGAAGTTGAAAGAGTAAGATATTCTGATACTTCAGAGAGAGAAAAGATACGTGCAATGATCAAAGCACGTAAAGAGAAAGAAAAGACCGCTGAAGTTGAGAACAAGGTTATCGAGTGTCCGGAATGTGGAAGCCGAAATCTTGAACAGGACTATGAACGTGCCGAGCTGGTATGTGCAGATTGTGGTCTCGTAGTTGATGCTGAATTCGTTGATGAAGGTCCGGAGTGGCGTGCTTTTGACCATGATCAGCGTATGAAGCGTTCTCGTGTGGGTGCACCAATGACGTACACCATACACGATAAAGGTCTATCTACTATGATCGACTGGAGGAACCGTGATTCCTACGGGAAGTCAATTTCTTCCAAGAACCGTGCCCAGTTATACAGGTTGAGAAAATGGCAGCGTAGGATACGCGTAAGCAATGCTACCGAAAGGAACCTTGCATTCGCTTTATCCGAACTTGACCGTATGGCATCCGCATTAGGTCTTCCACGTACTGTACGTGAGACTGCTGCGGTGGTCTACAGGAAAGCAGTTGACAAGAACCTCATCCGTGGAAGGAGTATTGAAGGTGTGGCAGCAGCAGCACTATATGCAGCTTGTCGCCAGTGCAGTGTTCCACGTACACTGGATGAGATCGGAGAAGTTTCAAGGGTAAGCAGGAAAGAGATCGGAAGAACATACCGTTTCATTTCCCGTGAGCTTGCACTTAAACTGATGCCAACTTCCCCAATAGATTATGTCCCAAGGTTCTGCTCAGGCCTGAACCTCAAGGGTGAAGTACAGTCCAGAGGTGTCGAGATCCTTCGTCAGGCATCTGAAAAGGAACTCACAAGTGGTCGTGGACCAACCGGTGTGGCTGCAGCTGCGATCTATATTGCATCAATTCTCTGCGGTGAGCGCAGAACCCAGCGTGAAGTCGCTGATGTTGCTGGTGTGACCGAGGTCACTATCCGTAACAGGTACAAAGAGCTCGCAGAAGAACTGGATATAGAGATCATTCTCTGA
- a CDS encoding HPP family protein has translation MTVGQIMSKDGVFVKEDDFVTHARQMVRDHFLRSLPVIDGSERLVGILTDQDVLNITANKSHVTVAGYARECPLITPDMDAIKAARLLVEVGMHRVPVVASTSDRKLVGMLSDVDLLKKFKITRISPKMVKEIMETKVKTCNPNDSISKVWQNMLDQDFTGIPVVSEKNKPMGMITRMDIIKAGFARIGSSDAHGTKPNDSTKVEKLMSTPIYATLPETSISKAIEMVLHYDIGRLIIINDSKIVGIVGRHDLLKACLVGKTSE, from the coding sequence ATGACAGTAGGTCAAATAATGTCTAAAGATGGGGTATTCGTAAAGGAAGATGATTTCGTGACCCACGCACGGCAGATGGTGCGTGACCATTTTCTGCGCAGTCTTCCTGTAATCGATGGTTCTGAAAGGCTAGTGGGTATTCTTACGGATCAGGACGTGCTTAATATAACGGCCAACAAATCCCATGTGACGGTGGCAGGGTATGCAAGGGAATGCCCTTTGATCACTCCTGACATGGATGCCATAAAGGCCGCGAGACTGCTTGTAGAGGTCGGGATGCACAGGGTCCCAGTGGTCGCCTCAACCAGTGACAGAAAGCTTGTAGGTATGCTGAGCGATGTAGATCTGCTTAAAAAGTTCAAAATTACCAGGATATCTCCGAAGATGGTCAAGGAGATCATGGAAACAAAGGTCAAGACCTGCAATCCGAATGACAGCATCTCAAAGGTCTGGCAGAACATGCTGGACCAGGACTTTACAGGCATCCCTGTGGTATCCGAGAAGAACAAACCCATGGGAATGATCACAAGAATGGACATAATCAAAGCCGGGTTCGCCAGGATCGGCTCCAGTGATGCACACGGGACAAAGCCCAATGACTCCACAAAGGTGGAAAAGCTCATGTCAACCCCTATATATGCAACATTGCCCGAAACCTCGATATCAAAGGCAATAGAGATGGTACTACATTACGACATAGGCAGGCTGATAATTATAAATGATTCAAAGATTGTGGGAATAGTCGGAAGGCATGACCTTCTCAAGGCATGTCTTGTCGGTAAGACCTCTGAATGA
- a CDS encoding class I SAM-dependent methyltransferase family protein — MKQPCIAIPKKKGEPARKFLMELDILDKSLKIFSEDGELYLPLERELTPEEFDELPGEAKQAEREFESHEKIFTLEDILGFTPGYEIVGDIALIEADEPEAERIADALLKLHRNVKTVLGAVSAVEGEFRTRRFKVLAGDERTETIHKDHGCKYKVDLARAYFTPRLSTERQRIVSQISENDVVLDMFAGVGPYSIPIAKKCKKVIAMDKNPDAIHFLKENVELNSIGNIEVIEGDANEIARNFKGIADHVIMNLPHSADAFLDAAIFVMAPQGIIHYYGMTHEDDLFDSSIGLIEAAAKKVGRSVEVVECRTVRSYAPHQYNVCIEVRIS; from the coding sequence TTGAAGCAGCCCTGTATTGCGATCCCTAAAAAGAAAGGTGAACCTGCCAGAAAGTTCCTTATGGAGCTTGATATACTTGACAAGTCCCTGAAGATATTCAGTGAAGATGGAGAGTTATATCTTCCTCTTGAGAGGGAACTGACTCCGGAAGAATTCGATGAGCTTCCAGGAGAGGCAAAACAGGCCGAACGTGAGTTCGAATCCCATGAAAAGATCTTTACACTTGAGGATATCCTCGGCTTCACCCCGGGTTACGAGATCGTAGGCGATATTGCACTTATAGAGGCTGATGAGCCGGAAGCAGAAAGGATCGCAGATGCACTCCTGAAGTTGCACAGGAATGTGAAGACCGTGCTTGGCGCAGTGTCAGCTGTGGAAGGAGAGTTCCGAACCCGCAGGTTCAAAGTACTTGCAGGGGATGAGAGGACGGAGACCATTCACAAGGATCACGGTTGCAAGTATAAGGTAGATCTTGCACGTGCATATTTCACACCTCGTCTTTCCACTGAGAGACAGCGAATAGTTTCACAAATAAGTGAAAATGATGTTGTCCTTGACATGTTCGCAGGGGTCGGCCCATACAGTATCCCTATTGCCAAAAAATGCAAAAAGGTCATTGCCATGGACAAGAACCCCGATGCGATCCATTTCCTGAAAGAGAACGTGGAGCTCAATTCCATCGGGAACATCGAGGTCATCGAAGGCGATGCGAATGAAATAGCTCGAAATTTCAAGGGCATTGCAGACCATGTTATCATGAATCTCCCCCACAGTGCCGATGCATTTCTGGATGCTGCAATTTTTGTGATGGCTCCACAAGGCATTATCCATTACTATGGAATGACCCACGAAGATGATCTGTTTGACAGTTCCATAGGTCTGATAGAAGCAGCAGCAAAAAAGGTGGGTCGGAGTGTTGAAGTGGTTGAATGCCGGACAGTGCGTTCGTATGCACCACATCAGTATAATGTCTGTATCGAGGTCCGAATAAGCTGA
- a CDS encoding H/ACA ribonucleoprotein complex subunit GAR1 has protein sequence MKRLGTVVQVVAHQGLLVRGDNIRPDTSLRDLPRINSFVVDKSVKRIGKVNGVIGPVNSPYITIKVFGDISGSELKQYLNEKVYIK, from the coding sequence ATGAAAAGACTTGGAACGGTAGTGCAAGTAGTTGCACATCAGGGTTTGCTTGTTAGAGGGGACAACATACGACCAGATACATCTTTGAGGGATCTTCCTCGTATCAATTCGTTTGTTGTTGACAAATCTGTTAAACGCATCGGTAAAGTGAATGGTGTTATCGGTCCTGTCAATTCTCCTTATATTACTATTAAGGTCTTTGGAGATATTTCGGGATCTGAACTTAAGCAGTACCTCAATGAGAAAGTGTACATCAAATAA
- a CDS encoding cyclic nucleotide-binding/CBS domain-containing protein: MDTTNDQGTNESIKEIETYISVKEVMTEKVITTDIEESALKVGKEMIKHNVGSIIVTKNDEAVGIITERDMIKKIVAKNKKTENVSASMLMSSPLIMIKPSTNVIDASKTMSKANIRRLAVMQNGKIVGIITDRDLLTIAPGLNTILADLIEMNRKQNVTAEEEYEGGICQRCGYYVADLAMVNGRILCESCRDEEE; this comes from the coding sequence ATGGATACTACAAATGATCAGGGGACAAACGAATCTATCAAAGAGATTGAGACATATATCTCGGTCAAGGAAGTAATGACAGAAAAAGTGATTACCACAGATATCGAGGAAAGTGCTCTAAAAGTCGGAAAGGAGATGATAAAGCACAATGTGGGCAGCATAATCGTAACAAAGAACGATGAGGCAGTGGGAATCATAACTGAGAGAGACATGATAAAAAAGATAGTAGCAAAGAACAAGAAAACTGAAAATGTCTCTGCTTCCATGCTCATGTCTTCCCCCTTGATAATGATAAAACCATCCACGAATGTCATAGATGCTTCTAAAACAATGTCTAAGGCCAATATCCGCAGGCTTGCTGTAATGCAGAATGGGAAGATTGTGGGTATCATCACAGACAGGGATCTACTTACGATAGCACCCGGATTGAATACAATACTGGCAGATCTCATAGAAATGAACCGCAAACAAAATGTTACAGCGGAAGAAGAATATGAGGGAGGAATATGTCAGAGATGTGGTTACTATGTCGCTGATCTTGCAATGGTAAATGGGAGAATATTGTGCGAGAGCTGCAGAGATGAAGAAGAGTAA
- a CDS encoding S-layer protein domain-containing protein, with protein MLIFISLILAAGVCSASSVEIRGSPLDTGDASEISWNATNWPAFYYSMNEAGCVAETLSYENTDSENPAIGASPTNNVMDKGELTYSTHPYIKKYMASIKTGVTTVNKYYMMPWFGQKYVAVDGDAQKITKLVLEQGGSAKKTLKVGESWNLGKGYNLTVKQLDLDGGKVWLALYKDEVELESKILSTNGEDDERTFVAKDDFAGKEDAVYFVTYVDEAFKGTSDCFIILKYTWLIDKDDITSIEANDEFGALKCTEVAEDKITLSNDQKITLEMSDTIDLTDDWYFKVSTAGKGTDGGYLFYPAKKLINPGTYEIRGSPLDTGNLSEISWNATNWSSFYYSMNEAGCAAETLSYENSDSENPAIGAAPTNNVMDKGELTYTTHPYVKKYMASTKTDATTVNKYYMMPWFGQKYVAVDGDAQKITKLVFEQKGSAEKTLKVGEFWELGKGYNLTVKQLDLDGGKVWLALYKDEVELESKILSTNGEDDERTFVAKDDFAGKEDAVYFVTYVDEAFKGTSDCFIILKYTWLIDKDDITSIEVDDEFGALECTEVAEDKITLSNDQKITLEMSDTIDLTDDWYFKVSKAGKGTDGGYLFYPAKKLTIEDKTASQEGAEEIPDKTETTDTESGSTILEDETSEEFSESGVEESEEFALKVDDETGMPGKDLPGFTFLSTISGLLAVFFFSKRR; from the coding sequence TTGCTGATATTTATATCACTTATTCTTGCTGCAGGCGTCTGCTCTGCATCATCAGTTGAGATTCGCGGATCACCACTTGATACAGGAGATGCATCTGAAATCTCCTGGAATGCAACGAACTGGCCCGCCTTTTACTACTCAATGAATGAGGCCGGATGTGTTGCCGAAACTCTGAGTTATGAAAATACTGATTCAGAAAATCCTGCGATCGGTGCATCTCCTACTAACAACGTTATGGATAAGGGAGAACTTACCTACAGTACACATCCCTACATCAAAAAATACATGGCAAGTATCAAGACTGGTGTTACAACGGTCAATAAATATTACATGATGCCTTGGTTTGGCCAAAAATACGTGGCAGTTGACGGTGATGCTCAGAAGATCACCAAACTGGTCCTTGAACAGGGAGGAAGTGCAAAAAAGACATTAAAGGTCGGAGAGTCCTGGAATCTTGGAAAAGGGTACAACCTTACGGTCAAACAGCTGGATCTTGACGGAGGAAAGGTGTGGTTAGCTCTATACAAAGATGAAGTTGAACTGGAATCTAAGATCCTGAGTACAAATGGGGAAGATGATGAAAGAACATTTGTCGCAAAAGATGATTTTGCGGGCAAGGAAGACGCCGTTTACTTTGTAACTTATGTGGATGAGGCTTTCAAAGGTACATCTGACTGTTTTATAATTCTCAAGTATACATGGCTTATTGATAAGGACGATATTACAAGCATTGAAGCAAACGATGAGTTTGGAGCTTTGAAGTGTACTGAAGTTGCCGAAGACAAAATTACATTATCTAACGATCAGAAAATAACTCTTGAAATGAGTGATACCATCGACTTAACTGACGACTGGTACTTCAAGGTATCAACAGCAGGTAAAGGTACGGATGGCGGCTATCTTTTCTATCCTGCAAAGAAGTTGATCAATCCCGGAACATACGAAATTCGCGGATCACCACTTGATACGGGGAACTTATCTGAAATTTCCTGGAATGCAACAAATTGGTCCTCCTTTTACTATTCAATGAATGAAGCTGGATGTGCTGCCGAAACTCTCAGCTATGAAAATAGTGATTCAGAAAATCCTGCGATCGGTGCAGCTCCTACTAACAATGTTATGGACAAGGGGGAACTTACCTACACTACACATCCCTACGTCAAAAAATACATGGCAAGTACCAAGACTGATGCTACAACAGTCAATAAATATTACATGATGCCTTGGTTTGGCCAAAAATACGTGGCAGTTGACGGTGATGCTCAGAAGATCACCAAACTGGTCTTTGAACAGAAAGGAAGTGCAGAAAAGACATTAAAGGTCGGAGAATTCTGGGAGCTTGGAAAAGGATACAACCTTACGGTCAAACAGCTGGATCTTGACGGAGGAAAGGTGTGGTTAGCTCTATACAAGGATGAAGTTGAACTGGAATCTAAGATCCTGAGTACAAATGGGGAAGATGATGAAAGAACATTTGTCGCAAAAGATGATTTTGCGGGCAAGGAAGACGCCGTTTACTTTGTAACTTATGTGGATGAGGCTTTCAAAGGTACATCTGACTGTTTTATAATTCTCAAGTATACATGGCTTATTGATAAGGACGATATTACAAGCATTGAAGTGGATGATGAGTTTGGAGCTTTGGAGTGTACCGAAGTTGCCGAAGATAAAATCACATTGTCTAACGATCAGAAAATAACTCTTGAAATGAGTGATACCATCGACTTAACTGACGACTGGTACTTCAAGGTATCAAAAGCAGGTAAAGGTACAGATGGTGGCTATCTTTTCTATCCTGCAAAGAAGTTGACCATTGAAGATAAAACAGCTTCTCAAGAAGGAGCTGAAGAGATTCCCGATAAAACTGAAACCACTGATACAGAAAGTGGATCAACTATTTTAGAGGATGAAACCTCTGAAGAATTTTCTGAATCTGGTGTCGAAGAAAGTGAGGAATTTGCACTAAAAGTTGATGATGAAACAGGAATGCCAGGTAAGGATTTGCCAGGATTTACATTCCTTTCTACAATCTCAGGACTTCTTGCGGTCTTTTTCTTTTCCAAAAGAAGGTAA